Sequence from the Carassius gibelio isolate Cgi1373 ecotype wild population from Czech Republic chromosome A7, carGib1.2-hapl.c, whole genome shotgun sequence genome:
TTCGATGATGCtttaatgcatgcatgtgtgactGGGATTTAACCAATTAAGGCACCTAAAAGGTTTTCAAAAGAATACTCTGGTGATGGACGTTTTTCTGTTTGAATTAGTGTGTGGGTCTGAATGAGATGTTGCTCTAGGCGTTACTAATCCGACTGAAATCTTGGATGACATATGCCAATCTGGCATAGCTCGGCCTTTCTGGGGATCAAAAGCATGCCAGTCTGGACTCCATGGCAGGTAACGGCCAACAGCATAGAGACAGAAGAAGACCGTGTGTGCGTGCAAtgtaaaatagagaaaacgggTGTCTGGTTTTGTTAGTGATCTTATCTAGATAGATGAACCGAGCCAGTATACGCGTGTGTGAGAGTGGGAGAAAGCCAAGTGTTTTTCTGTACTTTGCCTTTTTatgagatttaaatttttttcccaGAAATGTGTGCGTGTCTTAGGATGTACCTGTCCTTGCCGTTTTGCACTCCCAGAGTGGCTCTTTCAGATACGGGGGAATTTCTGCTGCGGCTCGTGCCCGTGGACAGGATACTATTCTgaaattacaaacacacacacaggtgcaaaccagtgttgttattgttaaccaaTGCCAAATTCACCCTCCAGAAGtgcttctgaagtggcatttaggtgTCTTCACACAGACTGTTTAAAGCTGCTCAGAGGtggaataaatgcatttacacagcaatgATACTTTGATTCTAGGGGCTGATTTTGGTCAGACCTGGCATTTTTAAGTCGGGCTTTCATGCAGCATTACGTCTTTACACAGAACTTCGAACAGGCACAGAGCAGCTTTAATTCAACTGAGTAAATAAgtcataaaaaatgaaaaatttaacttttatttcaaatacggctgaaataaaaaataaaatataagtattagatgaaaaacaaatttataaaaaattgaagaaaaataaatgtagcaactaactgaaataaaatacattttaagtacttaaactattattttatctattttaataataataaataatatttctgtgtctatttttctatttctataaTCATTTTCTGTTATTCCTATAATCTCTTAACTAGATTATTCTGATAAATGCACATTTGCATACATTAGTTCTGAAACTGCAAATAATCCAAGGTTGGACTTGAAGTGATTAAAGGAACCATGAACCATTCAAAGGACAGCCCTGCTGTGAACTAGTAGTACATACAATAGTGTCCTCACTTTCAAtagagaacaaaagaaaaagtcaCTATCTAAAGATGTGCAAACCCAGAAACTCCAACTATGATGCGGTGTGTGGAAGCTGAAAATAGCATCctctgtagcattttcacagaaATAACTCAAGAGCAGAAGCCATGAGCACTGGCCATGCCAAACATCTCTCAGTCAGAGAGTGCACTTCAACCCTGGGCAAACCCTTCCAGCCATCTGCTGCCTGAAAAATATCAGTGTGGAAAGCAGCAGGCTTTACAGAGCACCCCCATGTAACCGAGAACAGAAGCagtagttaagatgtttaaaaattACCCTGCTATTATGTCAAAAGCTTCCTCAATCCACAGTGTAATAACATGTTCTTCAAGTACATGGAAACTGAACTAAAGAACATGACATGACTTTGGTTCAGTATTAGTCTAGTTGATAAGCTTTAGTGCCCTAACTTGTAAAAAATCAACAAGCACTCAGTCTAGATAAACATGCTCTATAAATGATACAGTTCCCCTTTTATGCATGGTGTTTTATAGGTTTGGCATCTTTGTTTGGCAGTTGAGAGTGGAAGTGACAGGACAAGAGGGGGTTAGAGGATTGGGTATACTTAACTGTtggtaaaacttttttatttagttgCCATCACCAAAATTtgccaaaggttttttttttttttttttttttataattttataacacTAATTAattgtaaacaaattaaataagtatttttttatactgtacattacttCATTAGAATTATTTTACTTTAGTAATTAACACGATAATTTTGAATTTTAATCGATCTGTTAATCAGAAACAAGTTTCAGAAAcaacacaaaaaatattataattaaaaaaaaaaataaaaaaaataaaaaataaataaataataacatatcCCTAAGAAACATATcaccaaacagacacacacttacAGCAGAGGGAGTGGAACTCTTTTTGCGTTCACTGGAGATAGCTGGACTGGGGGGAACTTTGGTAGAGCTACTTGAACCTTTCCTCCCAGAATCCTCCACTCCATGCTTGTTTTCTCCCTGAGACCGTTTCGAGTATGAGCCTGAAGGACAAAGAAGAGAGAGTATGAATGGCAAATATATGTGTGaatgtatttttacacatttttataaaaacacccaATCCCCTCACCCTGATCTGTTGGTCTTCTGACAGGTTTCTGAGTGGATGAAACACTGCGCTGTACCATATGAGGTGGAGAAGGGCCATTGCTGTTAGTGAGGTCATTTCCTGGGCGTGGCTTTAGCGACAAGTTGACACCCTCGTCGAGCTGTGAGTCCAAATTTTCAAACATGTGTGGGTGCAAAAAAAATGTGGGCAATAAAGTAtgagtgtgtttatgtatgtgggTACCTCTGAATTCCTATAGTCAAGCAGCAGGTAGGTTGCCATGACTTCATCGTATTTTTGTTTGACGAAAGATTCCTCTATTTCCTCTTGACTGAAACCCATCTGAATCATTATGTCTAAATGGGCAAAATACACAAATTGTCATTGCACTACCATTTGAAAACATTTCCAAATCTCGGaacgtttttcttttttatagagATTTATTTGAACATCTAAACTATTTCAGATGTGTCACACACACCTGTTCTCCTGGGGTCTTTGTAGTCGGGTTGGGGCTCAATGTAAGGCTTCAGCTCATCATCTTCATGACCTACATTCATCCAGCGATCCTTCATGATCTGCTGCTGAGCCAAcggcagacacacagacagagaataAGAGAGATGGTGAGGGATCACATAACCATATCTTTACATGTTTTTAGGCAACCACACTATGAAGTCAGCTTTAAAGGGGTCTTTAGGTaacctaaaattatttaaaagaagaCGAAAAAGCATTCAAATAAGACAATTACGAATCAagaaatgaattttattttaattcacccCCTTAAGGGGCCATTCACGAGGAATTagttaaaaaatactgtaaacaaaTGCTTGAAATGCTTGCACCGCCTCCGGAGTCTTCTGATTGGTCCGGTTTATTGGAACTGACATAAGATTTTCAAGCTCAACATATAGGAGTTTATAGGTACGtacggttttttttttaatgatttttcataTCTTGTGCTGaaaattcatattaatttaatttaatttaaatttaagacCTTTGTCCATATTCTAGTTCACAGTCAGAAGTGTATACATGTCGAACGCACCTCCAAACTTCCCCTCTTGGTAGGATTGAGGATGAGAAACTTCTTCAGCAGGTTCTCACAGTCTGTGGACATATAGAAAGGAATCCTATACTTCCCTCTTAACACACGCTCTCGCAACTCCTTCATAAGACAAAGAGAAACACAATGAGTATGATACAGTAGATATGAGGAAGATAAATAAAAGGACAGTGACCCACAGGGACATTAGGACAGATATTCGTTGTCTCTCACCTTCAGGTTCTGTCCATCGAAAGGCAGCGAGCCACTGACCAGTGTGTAAAGTATGACCCCGAGACTCCACACATCCACCTCTGGACCATCATACTTTTTGCCCTGGAAGAGTTCAGGGGCGGCATACGGTGGGCTCCCACAAAACGTGTCCAATTTATTGCCCATCGTAAACTCATTACTAAAACCAAAGTCAGCGATCTTTATGTTCATGTCAGCATCCAGTAAAAGATTCTCAGCCTGAGGGAGAAAGAGAGGATGCCATGATGGTAATACGTTTGATACAGTGAACAAGAAGTGTTAAGTATCACTCATGTCTCCCTTTTTTAACCTCTATTGGAAATGCCTGTTTCTGTTCCTTCAGGGTTTGTCGCACTTTTCCTAATGAGTTCCCTCatgctattgtgtgtgtgtttgtgaaagtgtCGAGACTTGCTCTCTGTGCTGTCACTCAACTTCTACACACAAACTTTAGCCATGCAGAGCGGCCGTGTTGCCTAGCAACAGATGCGGGGTGCTAACTGGGCTTGGTTTGCAGAGTTAAATATTACTCTGACAACAGAGCCAAACTTTTacaacatgcaaacaaacacacagcaacCAAGAAATGGATGAGGCTTTGGCAGCACAAATATCTGATGAAGGTTATATATATCGTCCTTGCACTTAAAAACTCCAGACTGAATTTAGCtgtgttatattacatttttgtataaaattagtTTGTTACCATAACATTAATCAATCACATTTCACCATGTTTGGTGAAAGGATTTTGTTATTTTCAAAAAGGGCCCAATATGTTTAACTAAACACTGTCACGTGGACAAACCAGTCACAGTTAATACAGGAATTGGCTCTTATCAATTTGTAGACGAgtgaaaaaaaagattatgagATTGATTCAATGAAAAGAACTGACTCATAAGATTCATTTGTTCAAGAATCAGTCTACACAGGTCATGCTGTacattattcaaaagtttggaatcaatAAGATTTTTTACACACACCGCTAACCAAGGCTGTATTAATTTGACTCATtggaaaatacagtaaagacagGGTTgcctattttattataattaaaaatgtaatttattcctgtgatggcaaagctgaattttaagcagccattactccaggcttcagtgcgttttgattttgtgttcaagatcaatttttatatatcatcaatgttgaaatcagttgcGAAGCTTATTATTTCTTGGCGGCCATGATACATTATTTTAGattagattctttgatgaatagtttGTTCAAAACAGCATATCTGTTACGTTCACCGGCTGCAGTGCCCATGAGCTCCTCCAGAGGGCACTCCACCCCAGACTGTTGTCACTCCCTCACGGATTACAttccccataatcctttgcctGGACTCTTCTGCATCACTAATTGcattcacctgtgtcttgttGGAAGCTTGATTTTTCATTCATTGCTCATTATTGTTAGCCTGTAGCATTCCCTAGTTCATGTCTTTCCGTGTTTCCTGGTTCCTTGTTTTCTTGCCTTGTCTCTTGACCTTGGACTGTTTACCTCGTTTTTGACTGTTTACTGCCCGCCCTGACCTTCACCTGTTTTGtggattactcttttgtctcGCCCTGGATTGCACCTGTTTGCTGGTGTGACTCTACCTGTTTGACTACTCTTTTGAATAAAGCCTGCACTTAGATCAAATACTGGGTTATGATGCATAcaatatctgaaatataaatcttttgttacattctaaatgtattttctgACACATTTGATGCTTTtgctataaatattataatttaatgaatccttgctgaataaaactattaatttcataatgcctttagatttagatttttagcGTCTTTTCAAGGGTAGAATGTTTTTGCATGCAACCAGTGagggaaaattattttattttatattaattaaattaattaattttatattaaaattattattttaattacctTTGCTGGGGCAACCAGCTTTGAATACAATACAATCAACTTGAAAGAAATACAATATAGGTTCTGCAATCCAACCTGAACTGCCAGAAACCTCTCTAGCCACAACAGAGGAGTGGCTTAATggttaacacacaaacacaaatgcatcaCTATTACAGTACATTTGCAATCCTTGGGTGCTTTATTATTTGTGGTGCTCATATTAAATCAATATGGCAAACACTGTCCTTTTCTATTGTAATCAATACCTCTCCAGAATTGTGGTGACATTATTTATTGTACAGCTCTTTGTCAAAAAGAGAAaggcagatagagagagagaaaaaagaagaggTTAAGACACAGGGTCGTATACTATGCAGGTTTTCTGGGGGTCCAGAGTGGGGCGCAAGAGAATTACATCAAGTTATGCATGGAGACAGTGACTAACTCCAAAGTTCAAGGGTCACTATAATGATGGTTTGGACCAATAAGCAACTTAGTTGCGTGGGCAGAATATCATCATGGGAATGTTCATCCAGAGAGACACTTCCTTTCATCTTAACAAAGAGAAGATCTGGAGTCAGCAGTTCCAGAGTTCACAGTACACTCATGAtagtgcgcgtgcgtgtgtgtgtgtgtgtgtgtttgaacagaGGACTCGTTCCTTCACCTGCACTTCTGTTATGGACTTTGATGACAGACACAGAAGAACTACTAAATAGCACAAGAAAGATGAACGTACAGCTGAATGGAGATCTTGCAGATCAGGGGGTGTTTATATTTTACCATTTACCATAACATTCCCTAACGGCTTTAATACACACAAATTCTCACCTTGAGATCTCTGTGTACTATACACTTTTGATGGCAATACTGCACAGCTGAGACAAtctagagagatacagagagaagGTGTGGTAAGTAATCAGGAGAGTAGGTGAAGTCATTTTGGCTACTCAAGGGAGTTGTCGCTCTAATTGAGTTGTTCTATCAGTAATTAATCCATCATACACTCACATGCACACAGCAGAGTTACTGAGtatgcatgcacgcacgcacgcacacacacacactcatactcattTTAGCAAAAAGGACCACTTAGACCCACCTGTCACAAACATAACCATTAAAAACTGTATATGCaaagctccatttatttgattaaatatacagtaaaaacaaacatattaaacattaaaattgaaaaaatgtaataaacactttacaataaggttgcaTTAGAATTGTATTAActtacatgaacaaacaatgaacaaaacataacagtatttattaatctttgtaatattaatgaaaatacagttgttcattgttagtttatgttaattcacagtgaagtaactaatgttaacaggcacaatttttcagtttaataatgcattagtaaatgttgaaatgaacatcaacaaagattaataaatgttgcatAATTGCTTcgctaatgaaccttattgtaaagtgttaccaaaaagtaTCAGTAAAATAAACAGGGTTCAAAAGTTTGAAACCATATTAAAAATCTGGTAttctaaaaaagtatttaaactcgaaaataaatagttttagaattttgaaatattttaaaagtttagtgTAAGTGTAAAATGAATTTGAATTCTAGGTCAATAATTGAGTAAACTTGTGCCACTGATCAAGTGAACTCTTCTGTATGGAGCTCATTTGCGAACTCATGTTCATTTTTCAATTCAACTTTCAAACTCAAATCTGAAATTAAAAGttataatagaaaaatataataaaaaaaaaaaaagtattttcactAGTGGGCTCAGACTACATTGTACGTACATGTGAGCTTTGACACTGAAGCATGACTGACTCACATGCACTCACACTGACCTGTCTAAATTTGGCACGCGCTTCCTTTTCTTTCATCCTCCCGTGAGCAACAAGGTAATCAAAAACCTCGCCTTGGAAATGGAAGAAGGGAACATTGCAATAGAGTAGACAGAGGAAGGCAAAGGAATGGTACAAGAAGAGGAGAAGAACAGACAGATCAGGCAAAGGAGAAAAGATGGAAGAatgacattatttaaaatgcagtgtCCTGACGTGATTGACAGCTGGCAGTTCTAGTCTTTCAGCCCACTCACCTCCACTGGCATATTCCATTACTAAATACAGCGTCTTCTCTGTATCAATCACCTCAAATAACTTCACtggtggagagaaagagagatgatcacaaatcaaaacatgacatgaaATTCTAATTTTAGGCACATCCCCAACAAGAATGAACAAGAATAAACCCATCTCTATGAAATCATTTACATCTTTATCTTActggttaaatgcctgaaataaggtctgcATTGAAACAATCTCATGACATAAAATATATCAGTAATACCCCCcttgtgattaaaaaaaacacattgcggAACAAAGAGGACACTGACAACGCatcgacagacaagacagagcaggctACTATTGGTATCAAACAAATTTAGTTATTTGTTAAGAAATTCAaagaatgtatttatgtatgtattcagTGGGTAAAGAAaataatcacccccccccccccccctttaaaagaatCACATCTTGTTGCTTTatagcctgaaatgaagacggacacagtttttgttttatccagctatACATTTACTCAGTGcgacttataacatccaagtgaaagatataacatcaacatatatatatttttatatttttataaagagTTTATCAGCTAGAGTGGGAATAACGTCTATTGTTATATCgccaatgctgaataaagtcgtcgtttttgctatttttggaccaaaatgtattttcttcttcctctttactagatatagcacaaaataaacatgaatgaatgtcAGAAGTATCTTGTTTTAACCACGGAAAGACGTCAATACACGCCATTCTTCAAGTTAAGGTCCACTGACAATAAAACTCTCCCTGTCTGGATTGTTTGTTGGACAAAATGGCAAATCCATAAAGTTGTGTTAATTTGTGAAGATCATCATGATACACAAAATGTGTAAGATTCATATACAGTTTCTGGTCACAGAGCAATAATACAAAAGCCAAATGGAATGGAAAAATGTGGTTGGGTTTTTGTCAAGGATCCAGCGTGATGCTAACTTCCTGGTTAGCCTAAGAAAACACGCCATCACTGCAGCACTCTATTAGCAAAAGCTTGCTATGATTGTGTTGCATTATAGCTTTCAATGTACACAAACAAATCATCGGTCACAACTTGAGCATATTTCATTTGGTATTTTTCAGTTGCATCAGACTTGGCTTTAACTGCGAAGGTGTTCTATTGTGGTTAACAGTGCTAACAACTgaggttgagaaaaaaaaatcatattactgATGTAGCACATCTACATCTCTAAAGCACAGCGTTATTACTTTATGGGATAACACCGAATGAGTTGGAGTTATGATGGAAAGCAGTGGTGATAAATACATCTATTTCTATATGAATGCTACAAAACCCACTATATGTGTCTTCTTGAGCAGCTGACAAGATTATAAAGTTTAGCGCTAAAGATTACGCTTACAAACTGCATTAGAATGAGATTCCTGAGCCGAGCAGTAGTGACAAGAAATTTTTCTCATAAAAAGTCTCATAAGCAACAATAAAACCCCACAAACCCTAAAGGAAAAAACGGAAACGTTCCAAATCCAAACAAACGGCATCTAATAAAGAGAGATGCATTAATAAAGTAGAATTATAAAACGGAGCAGGCTTTAGGAGTTGGTTTTAAAGCACAGAGTTCTTCTATTCATCACAGCCTATTCAACGGAAAACAGGCCACTACTGTTTGAcattaatgaaatgaataaaatacataatcCCTACTTTGTGTGTCATCATGGAAAAGATCAAGGAGCGTTTTCAGATCAATCACATTATGTGATGTGATACCAGCACAGACACACTCGGCCACTGAACAGAGAGAGTAAAGACTCTGAATCAGGACTGAATCCACAGTGCTGCTTCCTCAAAGGGGACAGGTCTTTCCTTTCATATTTCAGCTCGGCGCTTTGATACTTATGAGCACAAGCTGAGAGCTAATGAGCTAGTGCTTCTGTCAAGCCCACCGTCACAGCACAGGcgaacacacacactaacacacagttTAATATATCAGCAGTATCTGTCATGTGTAGGTTTGAATGAGTGCATATCAGCACACATCAAACAATCCATTTCTTCAACATGGCAGGAATGCCGGTTTTAAACACTTTTCGGCAGACTGCTCTGATTCATGTTAGACGCTGatttgaaatactaaaataatttggCCAGTTAGATGGGTTCTTTCTAACTCACTCACCAATGTTTGGGTGATTCAGAAACTTCATGAGTCTCACTTCTCGGTAGAGCTGAGAAAACACAAAGACAGAAGTTTTGAGAAGATTGTAAGCCTTGACAATAGAACTATTAACCTGATCCTGATTCATTcaattatacagaaaaaaaattattgtccccactgacttccatagtatggataaaaaaatactatgtaagtcgatggggaccagcaactgtttggttatccacaTACTTCAAAATCTCTTTTTTGTGTTCAATGGGAGAAAGAACCTCGAACAGGTTAAATaatgaaaatttcatttttggatgaagtatCCCAATAAAGGCTCAGGTCAATCCCATCTGAAGCTGTTCTGCTGGTCGTTCAGTGTGGTCACGCTGGTTTACTGGGGTTTTGAGCAGTTAGTCAAAGTCGGCCATGCTGGCAGACAATCTATAACCCACAAAATATTTAAGGTTGGTTTAAGCCATTTTAGGCAGGATTTactaataaattaaatgataaacaaTGAAAAAACTTTTGACTATAGTCTATTTAATAGATGTAAATATGTTCTATTTTTGTACAAACACAGATGTACTGTGGCAATCTGGGATTATATACAATgatgtttaaaagtttgaaatattttgttgttgttgttaaataataGGTTTCTATGTCTATGTGCATTTGTTAaatcaaaatgtcaaaaacagtaatattgtctttttattttaataaagttatcacttctgtTACATGATCCCTAAGTAATCATTCTAAGGTGTTAATTTAGTATTCAAgaatttttttatcttattattataacaagttgaatatggttgtgctgcttaattaagTCTAGAGAGTGATTTTTCCAATCtttcagaccccccccccccccaataatcCTGTttgtgaatggtagtgtattaacattttacattatatacatagTTATAATTTCACTAGGAGCTGGAACAATGCATTAACCTCATTTGTGTAATAGCCTCCAGGATTCTGCAGTAGTTACGGCAGAGTTTATGGAACATGAGCAGTGAGcagtgtacgtgtgtgtgagtGGAGGTAAAGCAGAACCCGTTGATTCCCACGTCAGAGGAAATCCTTCAGCTTCTCTTCCTGTAATTACCCCCTCTGTGCCCTCTCTCCAGACACATATACAGATAAAAAGAGGAGATCTGGAGACTCACTTTCTGAAGACTAGAAGAGTTGAGTTGTGTCTTGTCTATGATTTTCACTGCTACCTGAGACAAAAggaacacacacatattaaaccgctctctttgaaaaaataaatgacttttttcaaaaagatttGTGAAAATTCTAGAGCAACACTAAAGAGGACTCTGAATGCTAACTGTGCTAGAGCTGTATTTGCATGCACCAGAAGCATGCCCCAGGGGTTGCTTTTATTAAACCTATTTCAACTTTTGCTTTTTGTTATACAAAGATCACATTAAAATTGGCTTACACACATTTCACCAATGccttcttttatttttgttacttgtTGAAATAATCAAAAACCTTGATTTCTATATATCCCTGTtccacagtttttttgttttatcttttctTCTAATTTAGTAAGGAGGGAATGGTATCAGTGAAGAACATGCTTGGGGATGTTGaaacgtgtgtgta
This genomic interval carries:
- the LOC128017108 gene encoding serine/threonine-protein kinase MARK2 isoform X9, with amino-acid sequence MSTRPQGAGVIENSSSQTHTDAKGGGRSSVSRSRNVAPTVDESPHIGNYRLLKTIGKGNFAKVKLARHVLTSKEVAVKIIDKTQLNSSSLQKLYREVRLMKFLNHPNIVKLFEVIDTEKTLYLVMEYASGGEVFDYLVAHGRMKEKEARAKFRQIVSAVQYCHQKCIVHRDLKAENLLLDADMNIKIADFGFSNEFTMGNKLDTFCGSPPYAAPELFQGKKYDGPEVDVWSLGVILYTLVSGSLPFDGQNLKELRERVLRGKYRIPFYMSTDCENLLKKFLILNPTKRGSLEQQIMKDRWMNVGHEDDELKPYIEPQPDYKDPRRTDIMIQMGFSQEEIEESFVKQKYDEVMATYLLLDYRNSELDEGVNLSLKPRPGNDLTNSNGPSPPHMVQRSVSSTQKPVRRPTDQGSYSKRSQGENKHGVEDSGRKGSSSSTKVPPSPAISSERKKSSTPSANSILSTGTSRSRNSPVSERATLGVQNGKDSLNTPGSRASTASAGAVLSSSSSSSRTRHHKSLSTSAHPCPADLHSHRPSEQRAPGASPSAHNISSAAGTDRTNFPRGVPTRNTFHLGQQRGARDQQASPYHGAPASPSLSHGNSQQRRPGASGIFSRFTSKFVRRSMLSSAEKSEKTSVGPEDDNKDSSFSPEGVSSVKDQVKPRSLRFTWNMKTTSALEPSEMMKEIRKVLDANSCEYELREPFMLLCVAGSPVRDDFVQWEMEVCKLPRLSLNGVRFKRISGTSIAFKNIASKISNELKL
- the LOC128017108 gene encoding serine/threonine-protein kinase MARK2 isoform X12; its protein translation is MSTRPQGAGVIENSSSQTHTDAKGGGRSSVSRSRNVAPTVDESPHIGNYRLLKTIGKGNFAKVKLARHVLTSKEVAVKIIDKTQLNSSSLQKLYREVRLMKFLNHPNIVKLFEVIDTEKTLYLVMEYASGGEVFDYLVAHGRMKEKEARAKFRQIVSAVQYCHQKCIVHRDLKAENLLLDADMNIKIADFGFSNEFTMGNKLDTFCGSPPYAAPELFQGKKYDGPEVDVWSLGVILYTLVSGSLPFDGQNLKELRERVLRGKYRIPFYMSTDCENLLKKFLILNPTKRGSLEQIMKDRWMNVGHEDDELKPYIEPQPDYKDPRRTDIMIQMGFSQEEIEESFVKQKYDEVMATYLLLDYRNSELDEGVNLSLKPRPGNDLTNSNGPSPPHMVQRSVSSTQKPVRRPTDQGSYSKRSQGENKHGVEDSGRKGSSSSTKVPPSPAISSERKKSSTPSANSILSTGTSRSRNSPVSERATLGVQNGKDSEQRAPGASPSAHNISSAAGTDRTNFPRGVPTRNTFHLGQQRGARDQQASPYHGAPASPSLSHGNSQQRRPGASGIFSRFTSKFVRSPYEGEGQEEGIRSMLSSAEKSEKTSVGPEDDNKDSSFSPEGVSSVKDQVKPRSLRFTWNMKTTSALEPSEMMKEIRKVLDANSCEYELREPFMLLCVAGSPVRDDFVQWEMEVCKLPRLSLNGVRFKRISGTSIAFKNIASKISNELKL
- the LOC128017108 gene encoding serine/threonine-protein kinase MARK2 isoform X14, with protein sequence MSTRPQGAGVIENSSSQTHTDAKGGGRSSVSRSRNVAPTVDESPHIGNYRLLKTIGKGNFAKVKLARHVLTSKEVAVKIIDKTQLNSSSLQKLYREVRLMKFLNHPNIVKLFEVIDTEKTLYLVMEYASGGEVFDYLVAHGRMKEKEARAKFRQIVSAVQYCHQKCIVHRDLKAENLLLDADMNIKIADFGFSNEFTMGNKLDTFCGSPPYAAPELFQGKKYDGPEVDVWSLGVILYTLVSGSLPFDGQNLKELRERVLRGKYRIPFYMSTDCENLLKKFLILNPTKRGSLEQQIMKDRWMNVGHEDDELKPYIEPQPDYKDPRRTDIMIQMGFSQEEIEESFVKQKYDEVMATYLLLDYRNSELDEGVNLSLKPRPGNDLTNSNGPSPPHMVQRSVSSTQKPVRRPTDQGSYSKRSQGENKHGVEDSGRKGSSSSTKVPPSPAISSERKKSSTPSANSILSTGTSRSRNSPVSERATLGVQNGKDSLNTPGSRASTASAGAVLSSSSSSSRTRHHKSLSTSAHPCPADLHSHRPSEQRAPGASPSAHNISSAAGTDRTNFPRGVPTRNTFHLGQQRGARDQQASPYHGAPASPSLSHGNSQQRRPGASGIFSRFTSKFVRRNISLRFPKSVFCDWPLFFLVVYFVCRVMTSTNDQLQLSTVTPSAFPPRLHPFISPPCQFTW
- the LOC128017108 gene encoding serine/threonine-protein kinase MARK2 isoform X11, which gives rise to MSTRPQGAGVIENSSSQTHTDAKGGGRSSVSRSRNVAPTVDESPHIGNYRLLKTIGKGNFAKVKLARHVLTSKEVAVKIIDKTQLNSSSLQKLYREVRLMKFLNHPNIVKLFEVIDTEKTLYLVMEYASGGEVFDYLVAHGRMKEKEARAKFRQIVSAVQYCHQKCIVHRDLKAENLLLDADMNIKIADFGFSNEFTMGNKLDTFCGSPPYAAPELFQGKKYDGPEVDVWSLGVILYTLVSGSLPFDGQNLKELRERVLRGKYRIPFYMSTDCENLLKKFLILNPTKRGSLEQQIMKDRWMNVGHEDDELKPYIEPQPDYKDPRRTDIMIQMGFSQEEIEESFVKQKYDEVMATYLLLDYRNSELDEGVNLSLKPRPGNDLTNSNGPSPPHMVQRSVSSTQKPVRRPTDQGSYSKRSQGENKHGVEDSGRKGSSSSTKVPPSPAISSERKKSSTPSANSILSTGTSRSRNSPVSERATLGVQNGKDSEQRAPGASPSAHNISSAAGTDRTNFPRGVPTRNTFHLGQQRGARDQQASPYHGAPASPSLSHGNSQQRRPGASGIFSRFTSKFVRRNISLRFPKRSPYEGEGQEEGIRSMLSSAEKSEKTSVGPEDDNKDSSFSPEGVSSVKDQVKPRSLRFTWNMKTTSALEPSEMMKEIRKVLDANSCEYELREPFMLLCVAGSPVRDDFVQWEMEVCKLPRLSLNGVRFKRISGTSIAFKNIASKISNELKL
- the LOC128017108 gene encoding serine/threonine-protein kinase MARK2 isoform X8; this translates as MSTRPQGAGVIENSSSQTHTDAKGGGRSSVSRSRNVAPTVDESPHIGNYRLLKTIGKGNFAKVKLARHVLTSKEVAVKIIDKTQLNSSSLQKLYREVRLMKFLNHPNIVKLFEVIDTEKTLYLVMEYASGGEVFDYLVAHGRMKEKEARAKFRQIVSAVQYCHQKCIVHRDLKAENLLLDADMNIKIADFGFSNEFTMGNKLDTFCGSPPYAAPELFQGKKYDGPEVDVWSLGVILYTLVSGSLPFDGQNLKELRERVLRGKYRIPFYMSTDCENLLKKFLILNPTKRGSLEQIMKDRWMNVGHEDDELKPYIEPQPDYKDPRRTDIMIQMGFSQEEIEESFVKQKYDEVMATYLLLDYRNSELDEGVNLSLKPRPGNDLTNSNGPSPPHMVQRSVSSTQKPVRRPTDQGSYSKRSQGENKHGVEDSGRKGSSSSTKVPPSPAISSERKKSSTPSANSILSTGTSRSRNSPVSERATLGVQNGKDSLNTPGSRASTASAGAVLSSSSSSSRTRHHKSLSTSAHPCPADLHSHRPSEQRAPGASPSAHNISSAAGTDRTNFPRGVPTRNTFHLGQQRGARDQQASPYHGAPASPSLSHGNSQQRRPGASGIFSRFTSKFVRRNISLRFPKRSMLSSAEKSEKTSVGPEDDNKDSSFSPEGVSSVKDQVKPRSLRFTWNMKTTSALEPSEMMKEIRKVLDANSCEYELREPFMLLCVAGSPVRDDFVQWEMEVCKLPRLSLNGVRFKRISGTSIAFKNIASKISNELKL